A genomic stretch from Phocoena phocoena chromosome 9, mPhoPho1.1, whole genome shotgun sequence includes:
- the CPA1 gene encoding carboxypeptidase A1: MQGLLILSVLLGAVLGKEDFVGHQVLRISAADEAQVQMVKELEDLEHLQLDFWRGPAQPGSPIDVRVPFPSIQAVKVFLEAHGLRYTIMIEDVQSLLDDEQEQMFASRSWARSTNTFNYATYHTLEEIYDFMDLLVAEHPELVSKLQIGSSYEGRPIYVLKFSTGGNNRPAIWIDTGIHSREWVTQASGVWFAKKIAQDYGQDPAFTAILDNMDIFLEIVTNPDGFAFTHSKNRMWRKTRSLTSGSTCIGVDPNRNWDAGFGKAGSSSNPCSETYRGKFANSEVEVKSIVDFVKDHRNIKAFISIHSYSQLLLYPFGYKRESPADKDELDQVAKSAVEALSSLYGTKFKYGSIITTIYQASGGTIDWTYNQGIKYSFTFELRDTGRYGFLLPASQIIPTAQETWLALLTIMEHTLNHPY, translated from the exons ATGCAGGGGCTGCTGATTTTGAGCGTGCTGCTGGGGGCTGTCCTTGGCAAAGAGGACTTTGTGGG GCACCAGGTGCTCCGAATCTCTGCGGCCGATGAAGCCCAGGTACAGATGGTGAAGGAGCTGGAGGACCTGGAGCACCTACAG CTGGATTTTTGGAGGGGCCCTGCCCAGCCAGGATCCCCCATCGACGTCCGAGTGCCCTTCCCCAGCATCCAGGCTGTCAAAGTCTTCCTGGAGGCCCATGGCCTCAGATACACAATCATGATAGAGGACGTGCAGTCGCTGCTGGACGACGAGCAGGAGCAGATGTTCGCCTCCCGGAGCTGGGCCCGCAGCACTAACACCTTTAACTACGCCACCTACCAcaccctggaggag aTCTATGACTTCATGGACTTGCTGGTGGCCGAGCACCCAGAGCTTGTCAGCAAGCTCCAGATCGGCAGCAGCTACGAAGGCCGTCCCATCTACGTGCTGAAG TTCAGCACTGGGGGGAACAACCGTCCAGCCATCTGGATTGACACGGGCATCCATTCTCGGGAGTGGGTCACCCAGGCCAGTGGGGTCTGGTTTGCAAAGAAG ATCGCACAAGACTATGGCCAGGACCCAGCTTTCACTGCCATTCTGGACAACATGGACATATTCTTGGAGATCGTCACCAACCCTGATGGTTTTGCCTTCACCCACAGCAAG aATCGAATGTGGCGCAAGACTCGATCCCTGACGTCGGGCTCCACCTGCATTGGGGTGGACCCCAATAGGAACTGGGACGCTGGCTTTGGGA AGGCGGGATCCAGCAGCAACCCCTGCTCGGAAACTTACCGTGGCAAGTTTGCCAATTCCGAAGTGGAGGTCAAGTCCATCGTGGACTTTGTGAAAGACCACAGGAACATCAAGGCCTTCATCTCCATCCACAGCTACTCCCAGCTCCTCTTGTATCCCTTTGGCTACAAAAGAGAATCACCTGCAGACAAGGATGAGCTG GATCAGGTGGCTAAGTCTGCTGTTGAGGCCCTGAGCTCTCTGTATGGGACCAAGTTCAAGTATGGCAGCATCATCACAACAATTT ACCAAGCCAGTGGAGGCACCATTGACTGGACCTACAACCAGGGCATCAAGTACTCCTTCACCTTCGAGCTCCGGGACACCGGGCGCTATGGCTTCCTGCTGCCGGCCTCCCAGATCATCCCCACGGCCCAGGAGACATGGCTGGCACTTCTGACCATCATGGAGCACACGCTGAATCACCCCTACTGA